The Paraconexibacter algicola genome includes the window CGGCGACGTCGGTGGCGACGAGGATCGGCACGCGGCCGCCCTTGAAGCCGAGCATGACGCCGTCGCGGCTGCCCTGGCTCATGTCACCGTGCAGCGCCTTGACGTTCAGCCCCTTGTCGCGGAGCGTCTTGTAGAGCTGGTCGGCGCGGATCTTCGTGCGGACGAAGACGATCGCCTGGTCGGGCTTCTCGGACTTCAGGACCTCGACGAGCTTCGCCGGCTTGTCCTTCTGCCCGACGGTCGCCTGGAACTGCGCGACGGTGTCGACGGTCAGCGTCGCCGCCTGGACCTTCACGTGGACCGGGTCGTAGAGGTAGTTGTCCGCGAGCTTGCGGATCGGCGGCGCCATCGTCGCGCTGAACAGCGCGGTCTGGCGGCTGTTCGGGGTCAGCGACAGGATCTTCGCGACGTCGTCCAGGAACCCGAGGTCGAGCATCTCGTCCGCCTCGTCCAGCACGACGAAGCGGCAGTCGTGCAGCACGAGCGAGTGCCGGCTGATGAGGTCGAGCACCCGGCCGACCGTGCCGACGACGACGTGGCCGCCGCCCTTCAGCTGCGCCTGCTGGGTCTTGATCGGCGCGCCGCCGAACACCGCGACGACGTCGACGCCGTGCGGGGCGCCGTAGCCGCGGATCGCCTGCGTGACCTGGATGCAGAGCTCGCGCGTGGGCGTCAGGACGAGCGCCTGCACCTCCTGCACGTCGGTGTCGATGTACTCGACGATGGGCAGGCCGAACGCCGCGGTCTTGCCGGAGCCGGTCTGCGCCTGGCCGATCACGTCCCGGCCCTGCAGCATCGCGGGGATGGCCTGCTCCTGGATCGGAGACGGCTTCTCGTAGCCGACGTCCTTGAGCGCCTTGAGGGTTGCCTCTTTGAGCCCGAGGTCGGCGAAGGTCGTCATCTCGCCTCCCAGCTTAGGGGCCGGGCGGCATTCCCGCCTGCGGGGTGGGCCTCAGCGTCGCGGGTCGAGCAGCAGCTTGCCCTGGGTGCGACGGCCCACGAGGTCCTCCTGGGCGCGTCGCGCGTCGCTCAGCGCGTACGTCTCGCCGACCACGACGCGCAGCCGTCCGGCGGCCGCGTGGGCG containing:
- a CDS encoding DEAD/DEAH box helicase, with the protein product MTTFADLGLKEATLKALKDVGYEKPSPIQEQAIPAMLQGRDVIGQAQTGSGKTAAFGLPIVEYIDTDVQEVQALVLTPTRELCIQVTQAIRGYGAPHGVDVVAVFGGAPIKTQQAQLKGGGHVVVGTVGRVLDLISRHSLVLHDCRFVVLDEADEMLDLGFLDDVAKILSLTPNSRQTALFSATMAPPIRKLADNYLYDPVHVKVQAATLTVDTVAQFQATVGQKDKPAKLVEVLKSEKPDQAIVFVRTKIRADQLYKTLRDKGLNVKALHGDMSQGSRDGVMLGFKGGRVPILVATDVAARGLDISTVTHVVNYDVPKPDVYVHRIGRTGRAGRTGRAVTFVEPKQAEDMAKIEAHINHQIGQWSPGVVRDGDEPEPEVVDAAPVAEAEGEAPAVEVAADEAPAAPKRRRTRRAKATKDETPAEETPAEETPAEEPVAEETPAEEPAAPVEVAGEEAPAADEPAADAEPEPEPAPKKRPRRHTKPKLTPHGDEPPVTLLAALGTADGIDVPAVVKHVVKVTGLDGEVVQDVRVLTRFTLLKVPGAEVERVLAEIDGTELAGAPLRLQRARG